Proteins co-encoded in one Armatimonadota bacterium genomic window:
- a CDS encoding branched-chain amino acid ABC transporter permease, with the protein MQFAVNGLFISAAYALVALGLTLIFGVLHIADFAQGALYMLGAYVSFYATHAPGLGYFASVPVAMGLTAALATLNGALVYRPLQRHGGALTFIAALGILLILQNLALWLFGGDFRLIASPFGDGKITVWGVVLTHHQAFVLGVTALLVAAVWFGLRHTKPGKALRAMAQQPEAARLVGIDSARLGLVTFALAGALAGAAGGLISPIRAFDPHIGAIVILKSFAIVIFGGMGSVPGAIVGALLVGMAETFTAAYLAAEFADLVAFALMIVILFARPQGLLGRVPA; encoded by the coding sequence CTGCAGTTCGCGGTCAACGGCCTCTTCATCAGCGCGGCCTACGCGCTGGTGGCCCTGGGCCTGACCTTGATCTTCGGGGTCCTGCACATCGCCGACTTCGCCCAGGGAGCCCTGTACATGCTCGGGGCGTACGTGAGCTTCTACGCCACGCACGCCCCGGGCCTGGGCTACTTCGCCTCCGTGCCCGTGGCCATGGGGCTCACGGCGGCGCTGGCGACGCTGAACGGCGCCCTCGTCTACCGCCCGCTCCAGCGCCACGGGGGCGCGCTGACCTTCATCGCCGCCCTGGGCATCCTGCTCATCCTGCAGAACCTGGCGCTGTGGCTCTTCGGCGGCGACTTCCGGCTGATCGCCTCGCCCTTCGGCGACGGTAAGATCACCGTCTGGGGGGTCGTCCTCACCCATCACCAGGCGTTCGTCCTGGGGGTGACGGCCCTGCTCGTCGCGGCCGTGTGGTTCGGGCTGCGGCACACCAAGCCCGGCAAGGCGCTGCGCGCCATGGCGCAGCAGCCGGAGGCTGCACGCCTGGTGGGGATCGACAGCGCCCGGCTGGGCCTGGTGACGTTCGCCCTGGCGGGCGCGCTGGCCGGGGCCGCAGGGGGGCTCATCTCACCGATCCGGGCGTTCGACCCCCACATCGGGGCGATTGTGATCCTGAAGTCGTTCGCCATCGTCATCTTCGGGGGGATGGGCAGCGTGCCGGGAGCGATCGTGGGGGCGCTCCTGGTCGGCATGGCCGAGACCTTCACCGCCGCCTACCTGGCGGCGGAGTTTGCCGACCTGGTCGCCTTTGCCCTGATGATCGTGATCCTCTTCGCCCGCCCCCAGGGGCTGCTGGGGCGGGTGCCGGCCTGA
- a CDS encoding ABC transporter substrate-binding protein, giving the protein MRTQRSVLVWCSIVLSAVLLWAGGRLPTMGAPTAETVTVGFTLPLTGAAAREGQESLEGAQLAVRLLNEAGGVRVGGRTVRFEIVSEDDRCTPAGGTEAANRLVARRVQFVGGSFCSGAAVAQQPVFAQARIPQVIYAFATDLTGAARQRAGAVLSVRLGPQAVIEMAPLAKYAVTVNNHRRFFAMAQNTDFGRSMITEFRRVLERLGGRLVADPEFYTFPGTTDFRTILTKARGSGADGLVAMGLGGEMIGVSLQFRELGLAMGFYGSDLLEDPAYQDAVGERANGFFYPWVYDDGVDLRRFTRTEPERMAREMSLAFLNTLRKRATRNHGWGWGTIHLLKQAMEREGSTEPERVMRRILSGERFELPLGTYGFLPCGQADMRVGVATYVDGRRTLLVDRDFAGRPPAVLSAADLCPR; this is encoded by the coding sequence ATGCGCACGCAACGGTCTGTGCTCGTCTGGTGCTCCATCGTCCTGAGCGCGGTACTGCTCTGGGCCGGTGGTCGGCTTCCGACCATGGGGGCGCCCACCGCGGAGACGGTGACCGTGGGCTTTACGCTGCCGCTCACCGGCGCGGCCGCCCGGGAGGGGCAGGAGAGTCTGGAGGGCGCCCAGCTCGCCGTTCGCCTGCTCAACGAGGCCGGCGGGGTCCGCGTGGGTGGGCGCACCGTCCGCTTCGAGATCGTCAGCGAAGACGACCGGTGCACCCCGGCCGGGGGGACCGAGGCGGCCAACCGCCTGGTGGCCCGCCGGGTCCAGTTCGTCGGCGGCAGCTTCTGCAGCGGCGCGGCCGTCGCCCAGCAGCCGGTCTTCGCCCAGGCGCGCATCCCCCAGGTGATCTACGCCTTTGCCACCGACCTGACCGGCGCGGCGCGACAGCGGGCGGGTGCGGTGCTCTCGGTCCGTCTCGGCCCCCAGGCGGTCATCGAGATGGCCCCGCTGGCCAAGTATGCGGTGACGGTGAACAACCACCGCCGCTTCTTCGCCATGGCCCAGAACACCGACTTCGGGCGGTCGATGATCACGGAGTTCCGCCGCGTCCTGGAGCGTCTGGGTGGTCGGCTGGTGGCCGACCCGGAGTTCTACACCTTTCCCGGGACCACCGACTTCCGCACCATTCTCACCAAGGCGCGCGGGTCGGGAGCGGACGGGCTGGTGGCCATGGGCCTGGGCGGTGAGATGATCGGCGTCTCGCTGCAGTTCCGTGAGCTCGGACTGGCCATGGGGTTCTACGGGAGCGACCTGTTGGAGGATCCCGCCTACCAGGATGCGGTGGGGGAGCGGGCCAACGGCTTCTTCTACCCCTGGGTGTACGACGACGGGGTCGATCTGCGCCGCTTCACCCGTACGGAGCCGGAGCGGATGGCCCGGGAGATGAGCCTGGCCTTCCTCAACACCCTGCGAAAACGGGCCACGCGCAACCACGGCTGGGGATGGGGCACGATCCACTTGCTGAAGCAGGCGATGGAGCGCGAAGGCTCCACCGAGCCGGAGCGCGTGATGCGCCGCATCCTCTCGGGCGAGCGTTTCGAACTGCCGCTGGGGACGTACGGGTTCCTGCCCTGTGGTCAGGCGGACATGCGGGTGGGCGTGGCCACGTACGTCGACGGGCGTCGCACCCTGCTGGTGGACCGCGACTTCGCCGGTCGGCCTCCCGCGGTGTTGAGCGCCGCCGACCTCTGTCCCCGATAG
- a CDS encoding aspartate/glutamate racemase family protein, with product MKIWFQKHIVSGRLPALDRAYAAHFRRVARPGTEVHLYTLPPDTYAGALPEPLVRTHAVESLFAGYFALQALRAERAGYDAFVIGTSQDPGLAEARAWARIPVLGFGQVAAHVAGVLGARFGHVGFIAELADPIRVNLLRDGLAHRWVGFHPLGAGPRELLAALDGDAAPLREAFTAAARAAIAAGAEVLIPGDGVTNEALVAAGLGAVDGVPVIDANGLLVKAAELFVDLRTLGIATPPTTGYAHGRPDDATADHLLRLFAPRAFTLGPDPTLRPEEGRE from the coding sequence ATGAAGATCTGGTTCCAGAAGCACATCGTCTCGGGACGCCTTCCAGCGCTCGATCGGGCGTACGCGGCGCACTTCCGCCGCGTGGCCCGGCCAGGCACCGAGGTACACCTCTACACCCTCCCGCCGGACACCTATGCGGGCGCCCTGCCCGAGCCGCTGGTGCGCACGCATGCCGTGGAATCGCTCTTCGCAGGGTACTTCGCGCTCCAGGCGCTGCGGGCGGAGCGGGCCGGGTACGACGCCTTCGTCATCGGGACGAGCCAGGACCCCGGCCTGGCGGAGGCGCGGGCCTGGGCGCGCATCCCCGTCCTCGGGTTCGGCCAGGTGGCTGCGCACGTCGCCGGTGTCCTGGGCGCGCGCTTCGGCCACGTCGGCTTCATCGCTGAGCTGGCCGATCCCATTCGGGTCAACCTCCTGCGCGACGGTCTGGCGCACCGCTGGGTCGGGTTTCACCCGCTGGGCGCCGGTCCGCGGGAGTTACTGGCAGCGCTCGACGGGGACGCCGCGCCGCTCCGGGAGGCGTTCACGGCCGCCGCACGTGCCGCCATCGCGGCGGGCGCGGAGGTGCTGATTCCCGGCGACGGGGTGACCAACGAGGCGCTGGTGGCTGCGGGCCTCGGCGCCGTGGACGGGGTGCCGGTCATCGACGCCAACGGGCTCCTGGTGAAGGCGGCCGAGCTGTTCGTCGACCTCCGGACGCTCGGGATCGCCACCCCGCCGACCACCGGCTATGCCCACGGCCGCCCGGACGATGCCACGGCGGATCACCTGTTGCGCCTGTTCGCGCCCAGGGCCTTCACCCTGGGACCAGATCCGACCCTGAGGCCGGAGGAGGGGAGGGAGTGA
- a CDS encoding (2Fe-2S)-binding protein: MSGPAGGSGVSIRLTVNGQEREVVVDTRWSLLQLLREGLGLAGTRFGCLTGHCGACTVLLGGLAVKACTVLAASAEGQEVVTVEGLATEGRLHPLQQAFWEHHALQCGYCTPGMILTALDLLRRSPAPAAAEIRMGLAGTLCRCTGYDAIVEAVLAAARAMAGAQAPATRTATPPAGWP, translated from the coding sequence GTGAGCGGCCCGGCAGGGGGCTCGGGGGTGTCGATCCGCCTGACCGTGAACGGACAGGAGCGGGAGGTGGTCGTCGACACCCGCTGGTCGCTGCTGCAGCTACTGCGGGAGGGACTGGGGTTGGCGGGGACCCGCTTCGGCTGTCTCACCGGGCACTGCGGTGCGTGCACCGTCCTGCTGGGAGGCCTCGCCGTGAAGGCCTGCACGGTGCTGGCCGCCTCTGCGGAGGGGCAAGAAGTGGTCACGGTCGAGGGGCTGGCCACCGAGGGACGTCTCCATCCCCTGCAGCAGGCCTTCTGGGAGCACCACGCGCTGCAGTGCGGCTACTGTACCCCCGGCATGATCCTCACCGCCCTCGACCTGCTGCGCCGTTCCCCGGCCCCCGCAGCAGCAGAGATCCGGATGGGCCTGGCCGGGACGCTCTGCCGGTGCACCGGATACGACGCCATCGTGGAGGCTGTGCTGGCGGCCGCCCGCGCCATGGCCGGCGCTCAGGCGCCCGCGACGCGGACAGCGACGCCCCCAGCGGGATGGCCATGA